The Brevibacillus humidisoli DNA segment CCCCTCACGCCTCATATACGTGGTCCAGTGCCGATTCCGGAGTTGGGTACGGTGCGTTTTCCGCATACTCCGTGGCCTCATCCACTTCTGCCTGGACACGTTCAGCGATCTCACGCTCTTTCTCCTCGTCCATCACACCTGCTTCTTTCAGGTAGGCGGCAAACTGCAAGATCGGGTCTTTTTTGCGCGCCTCATCTACTTCCTCTCTGGTACGGTAGGTGCGATCATCATCGTCACTGGAATGGGGAACCAACCGATACGTAATCGCTTCAATCAGTGTGGGCCCTTCACCAGCCCGGGCGCGATCCACGGCCTGCTTCATGCTCTCATACACAGTGAGCGGGTCGTTCCCGTCAATCGTAATCCCCGGGAAGCCGTATCCAGCGGCCCGGTCCGATACCCGCTCGCAGCCGAGCTGCTTCGTGACCGGCACCGAAATCGCATATTTGTTGTTTTCACAGAAGAAAATAACGGGAAGCTTATGCACGCCGGCGAAGTTGGCACCCTCGTGAAAATCTCCCTGGTTGCTTGACCCTTCCCCAAAAGAGGTAAACACCACCAAGTCTTTTTTCTGCATCTTGCCGGCCAGTGCAATGCCGACTGCATGGGGAACTTGGGTGGTAACCGGACTGGAACCTGT contains these protein-coding regions:
- a CDS encoding thiamine pyrophosphate-dependent dehydrogenase E1 component subunit alpha, producing MTKSTQNRHAAVGLTDQQVLDMYYYMLLARRIDERQWLLNRAGKVPFVISCQGQEAAQVGAAFALQKDKDYLCPYYRDLAMVLVFGQTARDCMLSAFAKAEDPNSGGRQMPGHFGSKKYNILTGSSPVTTQVPHAVGIALAGKMQKKDLVVFTSFGEGSSNQGDFHEGANFAGVHKLPVIFFCENNKYAISVPVTKQLGCERVSDRAAGYGFPGITIDGNDPLTVYESMKQAVDRARAGEGPTLIEAITYRLVPHSSDDDDRTYRTREEVDEARKKDPILQFAAYLKEAGVMDEEKEREIAERVQAEVDEATEYAENAPYPTPESALDHVYEA